The genomic segment AGCTGACGAGATTAACCGAGCCACCCCACGCACTCAGTCGGCACTCCTAGAGGTGATGGAAGAGCACCAGGTGACCCTAGACGGCTTGTCCCGTCCGGTGCCCGCCCCGTTTTTTGTGATTGCAACCCAAAATCCGGTGGAATACCAGGGTACATTCCCGCTTCCCGAAGCCCAAATGGACCGGTTTGCGCTTTCCTTTAGCCTCGGCTACCCCACCGAGGGTGAAGAACTGAGCATGCTTCAGCGCCTTGGGGGTGGGGTCTCTCCCCACGACATTCAGCCTTGCATCACCCTAGATGAGGTTATGGCTCTGCGGACAGAATGTGCCCGGGTTACCGTTGAAGAGTCGTTGCAGCACTACATCCTCGACCTCGTACGGGCCACCCGCACCCACAGCGACATTACCCTTGGTGTCAGCCCACGGGGCTCGGTGGCGTTTTACAAAGCGATTCAGGCTCTGGCCTACCTAGAAGGGCGCAGCTATGCTATCCCTGACGATGCTAAGCAACTGGCCCCCCATGTGTTGGCCCATCGCCTGATCCCGGCTGGCCACCATCGGCCTCAGCGGCTGGTGGTTGACCTACTCGAAACTACTCCAATTCCTTAAGACTGTGCTTATCCAGGGCGACGTGTAGCTTCTGCGTTACCAGGGCAGACAAATTCCCCTGGAGAGAATGGTAGTTTTTATGGCCAAACAGCCCATAATAGGGGCGGTGAACTGAAGGATCGCAATTTCCTATGCCAAGAACGCCCAGTGAGTACATCATTCACATGCTGTTGGATGGCGGCCACCACGAAGAGGTACGCTTCTCTTCCATTCAAGATTTTCAAAAGTGGTACAGCGGCGAATTGATGCCCAAGGCCACCTCCGATGAGTTCATCACAGTGCCTCTGCCTAAGGTCAATCCTGGCGAATACATGGTCATTCGTCCGTCCCGCGTCAGTGCGATTCGGGTGGAGCCAGTGTTTAGCTCTAGCGTTGAGCGGTATTAATGGTTGGTTGGGTTAGGGCAAGCATAAATACTCGGTTGCTAACAGCAGGTGTGGCAACGGTAGCCTGTCTGGTTGGGCAAAGCGGTGGACTGTTCGCGCTGGCGGCTGAAAGAGGTGAAGCTCAGGATCTCTTCGTTTCAGATCTTCCCGCTGATGCTCAGCCCTCAGCAGCTCCACCCCTGACGCCATTGATGGGGGATAGGGAGAGCCGTCTATGGGCTGACCTTGTGCTGCCTGCTGACCGCCAAGCGTTGATACAGGCAATCAACCATAGCTTTACTTACTTAGCTACACCGAAGGCGGCAGCAGATTATCAGGCTTATCCAGTACCGGGCATTACGCGCGATCGCGTGTGGCGCAGTCTGCAACGTTTGCGGCAGCTAGTCGCTACCAGCCCCAGCAATCAGGCTTTTCAGATTGCTCTAAGGCGACAATTTGTTGTTTATGAATCGGTTGGAGCCGATGGCAGGGGCACCGTTGCCTACACGGGCTACTTTGAGCCGCAGTATCGAGCCAGCGCGGTTCCTACTGCTGAATACCGTTATCCCCTCTACCGTCGCCCTCCTACCCTAGATACTTGGCCTCAGCCTCACCCAACCCGCCTAGAGCTGGAGGGCGTGGATGGCTTGGCGGGCGGGCAGGGTGCCCTCGCTGGTTTAGAACTTGTGTGGTTGGCCAATCGCCTGGAGGCGTTTCTGGTACAGGTGCAGGGTTCGGCTAAGCTGCAACTCACCGATGGTCAGGTGATGTCGGTGGGCTACGCGGGTCGTACTGAATATCCCTACACCAGCATTGGCCGTGCCCTGGTCGACGATGGCAAAATCGACCCAAACGATCTGTCACTGCCCAATCTGCTAGCCTACTTCGAAGCTCATCCCGAAGACCTGAACCACTACTTACCTCAAAACGAACGGTTTATCTTCTTTCGTGAAGGCAGTGATGGGCCACCTTCGGGTAGCTTAAGTGTGCCGGTAACCGCTGGCTACTCGATCGCCACCGATAAATCACTGATGCCACCAGGGGCGATCGCGGCGATTCAGCTGTCGTTACCTCAACAAACACCTCAGGGCGATTGGGTTAGCCAACCTACTACCCGCTTAGTACTCGACCAAGATACAGGCGGCGCTATTCAAGGCCCTGGACGAGTCGATTTGTATGTAGGATCGGGTAGCCAAGCTGGGGAGCTAGCTGGACGTATCAACACATCAGGGCGCCTATATTACCTGCTGCTACGTCCCTAAAGGGCGGTGCCTCTAGCGCTGTTCCCTCGAGTTGCCACAGTCCGGGTGTTACCCTATAGGCCTATGGATACTTCCTTTGCCCTCACCCTACAGATTGTACTCACGGTGCTGGCCGGAGTTACTGCGCAAGTCATCGGGGAGATAGCCAGGGTTCCCAGCATTATTTTTTTGCTGCTCTTTGGCATTGGCTTGGGTCCGGATGGCTTTGGATTACTCCATCCTCAAGACTTAGGCATTGGGCTAGAGGTAATTGTGGCCCTCAGTGTGGCGCTCATTCTCTTTGAGGGAGGATTAAGCCTAGAGTTGAGTGAACTAGGTCAGGTGTCGAACAGTCTGCGCAACCTGGTTACTATTGGCATCTTTGTCACGCTGATTGGCGGCGGTATGGCAGCCCACTGGCTGGGGGAGTTTCCCTGGTCGCTGGCATTTCTTTACGCTTCGCTGATCGTGGTGACTGGCCCTACCGTAATTGGGCCTCTGCTGCGCCAGGTGGCGGTCGATCGCAAGGTGGCAACCCTGTTAGAGGGTGAAGGCGTGCTGATTGATCCCATTGGGGCCATCCTGGCGGTGGTGGTGCTCGATATTATTCTCAATGGAGATGCTGACCCCACTACGGTCGTCAGCGGCTTGATTTTGCGGTTGAGCATTGGCACGCTGATTGGCGTAGTCGGCGGTGGCCTGATTGGTCTTTTGCTAAAGCAGGCCAGCTTTTTAGGAGAAGATCTGCGCAACCTCGTGGTGCTGGCAGGACTGTGGGGGCTGTTTGGGCTGGCCCAGGGCATTCGTAGCGAGGCGGGGCTGATGGCTGCCGTAGTAGCGGGCATGGTGGTGCGCTGGCTGTCGGTGCCCGACGAGCGGCTGCTGCGTCGGTTTAAGGGGCAGCTGACGGTGCTGGCGGTGTCGGTACTGTTTATTTTACTGGCGGCAGACCTGTCAATTGCCAGTGTGTTTGCCCTAGGCCGAGGAGCGGTCTTGACGGTGCTAGTGCTGATGGTGGTGGTGCGCCCGGCGAATATCTGGTTGTGTACCCAGTCCAGCGATTTAAACTGGCGCCAAAAGCTATTTTTGGGCTGGGTTGCCCCTCGCGGCATTGTGTCGGCTTCGGTGGCCTCTCTATTTGCTATTTTGCTGACTGAGCGGGGTATTAGCGGGGGAGAGGCGATCAAGGCCCTGGTGTTTCTCACCATTATTATGACGGTGATGATGCAGGGGCTCACGGCGCGATTTGTGGCTAGCTGGCTCGGCATTACCAAGGCTGCTGCGGTGGGGGCCGTAATTGTTGGGTGCAACCCCCTCAGTTTGCTGATAGCTCGTTTAATGAGGGAATACGGCGACCCGGTAGTCATGATTGACACCAATGACGCCGCCTGCGATGCCGCCGAGAAGGAAGGCATCGAGCTTTTGATTAGCAGCGCCCTCGATCGCGACGTCTTGGAGCGGGCGGGTCTAGATAAAGCAGGCACCTTTTTGGCTATGACCAAAAACGGCGAAGTCAATGCTGTGGTAGCGCAGCGGGCGCTGGAGGAGTTTCAGCCAGCACGGGTAGTAGCGGTGGTGCCTCAGGAGAAGAGCGGGGGCGAGCTGCCCAATCAGGGACAGCTAAAGGGGGCACAGACGCCGCGCCTCTCCCTAAAGCAGTGGAATACTTACCTGAACGACGGGGAGGTGCGCCTGGGTGAGACCTGGCTGCGGCAGGAGAATAGCGAGCTGCAACAGGCGCACCTGGCTACGCTGGTGTACAACAGTGCCATGGTGCCCCTGCTGGTGGAGCGCGACGATGCGCTTCGAGTTGCCTTAGGGCAAGACCGATGGGAGGTGGGCGATCGCCTGATCTACCTCTGGCATGACTCCAAGCCCAAACTGCTCAAACGACTTGCGGGTGGTATTCAGCCCAGTCGGCTCACCCTAGAAACATTGCCTGTGGTGGAGGCCGTGCCCTCAGCGCCAAAGGATTCTCCAGCAGAAACCGCCATAGCAGCAACATTGATTTCTGAAGGGCCAGTTGCGTCAGATTCTAGATAAGCTGAATTTTCCTGACGCTATGGCGCTCCAGTCTTCACCATCGACTTTATGGCTTCCAACCCACCTCACGTTTCAGCACTGGGTACGCTCACTGGCATAGGCGTTGGCCCTGGAGACCCCGACTTAATCACGCTCAAAGCGCTCAAATGTCTTCAGTCAGCCAATGTTGTAGCCTTTCCCCAGGGGCGAAGCGGTCGACCCGGTTTGGCCCAAACAATCATTGCGCCGCACCTGGATCAGCAACAGCTACTGCCGCTCGATTTTCCCTATATTTTCGACCCAGACCAGCTCACCAGCGCTTGGCAGCAGGCAGGCGATCGCGTTTGGCAGTGTCTCAGCCAAGGCCAAAACGTGGTGTTTGCCTGTGAAGGCGATCTCAGCTTCTACGGCACCTTCAACTACCTGGCCTTGAGCCTGGAGCGCCGGTACCCAGCAGCACAAATCACTCGCATCCCTGGCATTTGCTCACCGATGGCAGCGGTCAGCGCCCTCGGGTTGCCGCTCACGGTGCAGTCAGACAAGCTAGTGGTACTACCTGCTCTTTATACCGTGAATGAGCTGAACGCTATTTTGAACTGGGCTGATGTCGTAGTGCTGCTCAAGGTGGGGTCAGTGTACAACCAGATTTGGCAATTACTACACCAGCGACGTCTCTTGGAGCACAGCTGGGTCATAGTGAACGCCACTCAGCCTACCCAGATCGTCTATCGCCCCCTGACGACCTACCCCTGTCTAGAGTTGCCGTACTTTTCGCTGATGGTCATAAGGTCGGGGGCAAATCCGCTACCCTAGAGATGACTAGGAACCCAGGTTTATAGGGTTAAGTCAATACCTCATAGCGATCGCAAACAGCACAGTACGGCATGAATTCACCTAACTCGCCCAGGTTAAACCAACTGCTCAAAACCGCCCGTCAACCCCAGTGGATAGCGGCGCTGTTGTCCTTGGGGTTTCACGTAGTGTTGTTTGCTGCTGGTCCCTCCTTTTCCAGCTTAAGCGCTACCGCTATGGGAGAAGGCGATTCAAATTCAGAAGAACGTCGGGTTCCGTTGATTGAGCTCACCCCCGAGGAGCAAAATCGTCTACCCGACTTTTCGACCCCTGCCTATTCTTTAGATGGTGGAGACGATCTATTGAGTTTGTTTCCCCCCTCAGGCAGCAGCCTACCCCTTGAGCCCGGTTCAGACTTTGGTGCGTCCTTGGCGATCCCTGCTCCTAGGTTGCCCTCTAATCCTTTTCCTTCGGGTATCTCACCCTATACCTCCTCTGGTCGTTCCTCTATAACACTGTCTCCCCGCCGCACTCCTTTCCCGTCTTCACTCAACAGGAGCGCGATCCGACGCCCTGTTAGGCCTCCTGCTGAAGATGCTGTATCCCAAGGTGCTTCGACACCAACCGCTACTTCTCCAGAAGATACCAGCGGAAATAGCGCTGCTGATTTAGAGCCAAATCAAGCTAATGGACAGGGACCTGATGCCGCGAGTGCTCCGTTAGAACCTACAAACCCTGCCGCGCCATCAGCAGAACCAGAGACCGAGCAAGCTAGTGAACTGCTAGCTAGGGTAGAGTTTGACGATGCTCAAACCAGCGCCAGTGAGGTTGAAATTGCCAAGGCGGCCTGGCTGCAATCTGTGCAAGAAAAATTAGGAGATACAGTTACCGAGGCATCTGATCCTATTGTTCTCAAAGTTCCCTACAGTGGTCGACTCTGCCTATCTCCTGAACCTGCCGATGCGTTACTGGGCGTAGTTGGTTTACCCGGTGAAACTAGCGACAGCCTCGAGTTATGGACCACAGTGCTGAAAAGCACCGGTTACCCGTTCTTAAACCAAGCAGCTGAACAGGCTCTTCAAGACCTCCAGAAACAGA from the Nodosilinea sp. FACHB-141 genome contains:
- a CDS encoding MoxR family ATPase, which translates into the protein MRERIETLVQNLDKTIVGKSDSIRLVLVALFSGGHALLEDVPGVGKTLLAKSLARCIDGRFQRIQCTPDLLPTDVTGTNIWNPNSGEFQFMPGPVFANILLADEINRATPRTQSALLEVMEEHQVTLDGLSRPVPAPFFVIATQNPVEYQGTFPLPEAQMDRFALSFSLGYPTEGEELSMLQRLGGGVSPHDIQPCITLDEVMALRTECARVTVEESLQHYILDLVRATRTHSDITLGVSPRGSVAFYKAIQALAYLEGRSYAIPDDAKQLAPHVLAHRLIPAGHHRPQRLVVDLLETTPIP
- a CDS encoding MltA domain-containing protein, with amino-acid sequence MATVACLVGQSGGLFALAAERGEAQDLFVSDLPADAQPSAAPPLTPLMGDRESRLWADLVLPADRQALIQAINHSFTYLATPKAAADYQAYPVPGITRDRVWRSLQRLRQLVATSPSNQAFQIALRRQFVVYESVGADGRGTVAYTGYFEPQYRASAVPTAEYRYPLYRRPPTLDTWPQPHPTRLELEGVDGLAGGQGALAGLELVWLANRLEAFLVQVQGSAKLQLTDGQVMSVGYAGRTEYPYTSIGRALVDDGKIDPNDLSLPNLLAYFEAHPEDLNHYLPQNERFIFFREGSDGPPSGSLSVPVTAGYSIATDKSLMPPGAIAAIQLSLPQQTPQGDWVSQPTTRLVLDQDTGGAIQGPGRVDLYVGSGSQAGELAGRINTSGRLYYLLLRP
- a CDS encoding sodium:proton antiporter — translated: MDTSFALTLQIVLTVLAGVTAQVIGEIARVPSIIFLLLFGIGLGPDGFGLLHPQDLGIGLEVIVALSVALILFEGGLSLELSELGQVSNSLRNLVTIGIFVTLIGGGMAAHWLGEFPWSLAFLYASLIVVTGPTVIGPLLRQVAVDRKVATLLEGEGVLIDPIGAILAVVVLDIILNGDADPTTVVSGLILRLSIGTLIGVVGGGLIGLLLKQASFLGEDLRNLVVLAGLWGLFGLAQGIRSEAGLMAAVVAGMVVRWLSVPDERLLRRFKGQLTVLAVSVLFILLAADLSIASVFALGRGAVLTVLVLMVVVRPANIWLCTQSSDLNWRQKLFLGWVAPRGIVSASVASLFAILLTERGISGGEAIKALVFLTIIMTVMMQGLTARFVASWLGITKAAAVGAVIVGCNPLSLLIARLMREYGDPVVMIDTNDAACDAAEKEGIELLISSALDRDVLERAGLDKAGTFLAMTKNGEVNAVVAQRALEEFQPARVVAVVPQEKSGGELPNQGQLKGAQTPRLSLKQWNTYLNDGEVRLGETWLRQENSELQQAHLATLVYNSAMVPLLVERDDALRVALGQDRWEVGDRLIYLWHDSKPKLLKRLAGGIQPSRLTLETLPVVEAVPSAPKDSPAETAIAATLISEGPVASDSR
- a CDS encoding precorrin-2 C(20)-methyltransferase, which produces MASNPPHVSALGTLTGIGVGPGDPDLITLKALKCLQSANVVAFPQGRSGRPGLAQTIIAPHLDQQQLLPLDFPYIFDPDQLTSAWQQAGDRVWQCLSQGQNVVFACEGDLSFYGTFNYLALSLERRYPAAQITRIPGICSPMAAVSALGLPLTVQSDKLVVLPALYTVNELNAILNWADVVVLLKVGSVYNQIWQLLHQRRLLEHSWVIVNATQPTQIVYRPLTTYPCLELPYFSLMVIRSGANPLP